The Malus sylvestris chromosome 3, drMalSylv7.2, whole genome shotgun sequence genomic sequence ATCCACAAAGAGCCAGCCAGATTCATGAAGGTAATGGAAGTTGCAATGCTTGTCCTTTgcacaaatttttttaatacattaaTTTTCAACACTCACCGAGGACATTCCTTTTTTATTTCGTGGATCAAACAGTTAATGTGCATTTAGGAATATCTGTTCCCTTGGTTCATAACCAAACACTACCTTGGTGTTATAATTAATATTCTGTTTTGTCCCTCTCAGAATCTGACTTGTTCTTCTTTTAGAAATTTACCGGCAAAAGCTTCAGCAGTGTGTTGCTGATGGAGAGCTGAATGAGGATGATGTTGCTGCATTGTTAAGGCTACGGGTCATGCTTTGTATACCTCAGCAGACGGTTGAGGCTGCCCATTCAGATATCTGTGGCAGTTTGTTTGAAAAGGTAACTACGATTTTTCTTTTAAGCTCCTTTGTTTGGTATCTGAGATATTTGGTTGGCATGGACCgttagggggcgtttgtttcaCCTCCTTAGgagggactggactggactggactacagTCCCATGTTTGATAGGTGatgggactaagttaagtgggACTAAAGGGGACTCGTGTGGACTAGAGGCCTCCTTAAAGGTTCTTAGCGAGGCACTCCCCAAACCATGGGACTTGCTAAGACCggcttcttcctcctccctgAGAGCCCTTCTGTGAGTTCTGGGCATCTTCCTCCTCCCTGCGAGGGTTCTTCCACCACCAAAAAATGGCCAAATTTGTTCTATCGCAAACTACAGCAAGCACATAACAAACGCAAAAATTCAATCTTTTCTCAATTTTCCtaccaaccaaacaaaattaaacccaaaaccacatgaaatgaaagaaattaaCCTCCAGAACTCCTCGACAGTAATGAAGGTGTAGATCGGGCCGATGGAGCTGCCCCAATCCTCCTGCTTGGACTTGGCGGACTTTGCGGCAGGGCTATTGAACCAGAAGGTCCAGGAGTGCTCCAGGGCGTGAGACTGCGGCGCAATTCCCTTCGAAGGCTTCGACGACGCCGAGTCTTGGTTGCCGACGATCTCTCCTTCTTCGGGCTCGTTGTCATCCTCCCTCGGCTTAGCGTTCTCCTCGGTCTTTAGAGGAATCACAAcagcaaagaaaaggaaagggaaaaaaaaaagagaacaaaAGGGGGTGATGAATGACGCTGttttgagggaggagagagtggaaaggaaaagaaaaagacgaagagagggagagggtcggagcaaaattaggaagaaatggAGATGGGTGGTTTCAGAATGAAAAAGCAAATAGACAGTggaagtaataaaatattactaaatatgtattaaataatataaaatattaataaaatataaatgaaaaaatataatattagaatttgttgttATCCTGTtgtttagtccgacactgcatcaaacgcttcactaagacagtccagcttagtctagtctaacccagtccaacttagtccctaaagctagtccagtccgagatagtccggtgcaacaaacgcacccttatagTGGTTTTCCATAAGACCCATCATCTGCATGTGCACATGTaccataatttttttcttagtttAAGTTGCTCCTTAATTTAGCTTTCCTATTAGAGCCTCCACTATAAACATGCGTAAATATGTTAAGAAAAGTCTGCTATTTTGGAATAGGCTTTATACTGATTCTTGCGGTGGTTTCTGTCCAGGTTGTGAAGGACGCAATTGCATCTGGTGTTGATGGTTACGACGCTGATGTAAAACAAGCCGTGAGAAAGGCAGCTCATGGTCTGCGATTGTCTAGGGAGGCTGCCATGTCTATTGCTGGCAAGGCAGTGAGTATCCATTTGAtcgctttatttatttatattttaatgtaGAGTTTGTGAATTCAAATTTAACATGCTCTCTTCTTTGTTTACTTCAATCTATGCAGGTAAGAAAGATTTTTATTAACTATGTAAAACGAGCACGGTCAGTTGGTAGCCGTACTGAGTCTGCAAAAGAACTTAAAAAGATGATAGCTTTCAACACATTGGTTGTGACTGAATTGGTGGCAGACATAAAAGGGGAATCATCTGATTCCGCCACAGAAGAGCCAATAAAGGAGCCAGAGACAGAAGTCCTGGAGGATGAGGAATGGGAATCTATTCAGACACTTCGAAAGATTAGACCCGACAAGGAGCTTGCTGCAAAGTTGGGGAAGCCTGGCCAGACTGAGATAACTCTTAAAGATGATctggaagaaagagagaggactGACCTATACAAAACATACTTGCTGTTTTGTATAACTGGGGAAGTGAAGAAGATTCCCTTTGGTGCTCAGATCACTACAAAGAAGGATGATTCAGAATATGTGCTACTAAATCAGCTTGGGGCGATATTGGGTTTA encodes the following:
- the LOC126615450 gene encoding uncharacterized protein LOC126615450; protein product: MTTSPKKERSSATKTRRRRSLRRELRRSLTPWSTPGPSGSIALPQSPPSPSRRIGAAPSARSTPSLLSRSSGVCDRTNLAIFWWWKNPRREEEDAQNSQKGSQGGGRSRS